A single region of the Changchengzhania lutea genome encodes:
- a CDS encoding RNA polymerase sigma factor, which yields MNLILEEISKRNRKVFKNFFNKNYKDLVVYANGYLFDKDSSEDIVQETFIYIWENADKLKIKTSLKGYLYAMVRNRCLNFLKSIKVTDNFEFLEFNLNLITEHVFDSTSEEDKKIVYHQILKIVDALPDKMQQVVKLKFLHNYKYSEIADELGISVNTVKTQLKRAKSKITALVTSIIVLLQMC from the coding sequence ATGAACCTTATTCTTGAGGAAATAAGCAAACGTAACCGAAAAGTCTTTAAGAATTTTTTTAACAAGAACTATAAAGATTTGGTTGTTTATGCAAATGGCTACCTTTTCGATAAGGATTCGAGCGAGGATATAGTACAGGAAACGTTCATCTATATATGGGAGAATGCAGATAAATTGAAAATTAAAACATCATTAAAAGGCTATCTCTATGCCATGGTGCGTAATAGGTGTTTAAACTTTTTAAAATCCATAAAAGTTACAGACAACTTTGAGTTTCTGGAGTTTAATCTCAACCTCATTACCGAGCATGTTTTCGATTCCACTTCAGAAGAAGACAAAAAAATCGTATATCACCAAATCTTAAAGATTGTTGATGCGCTTCCTGACAAAATGCAACAAGTTGTAAAATTAAAATTCTTACATAATTATAAGTATTCAGAAATTGCCGACGAACTTGGTATTTCTGTTAACACCGTTAAAACGCAATTAAAAAGAGCAAAATCAAAAATTACAGCGCTCGTAACCTCTATTATTGTTTTGCTACAAATGTGTTAA